A region from the Geobacter benzoatilyticus genome encodes:
- a CDS encoding glutathione peroxidase, translated as MAIDLYNIPLTRIDGTQASLSEYAGKVLLLVNTASKCGLTPQYEGLEALYTKYKGDGFVVLGFPANNFAGQEPGDDAEIKSFCSTSYAVDFPMFSKISVAGDDKHPLYAALIQAQPKAQSSEAFRERLKGYGMTPNPEPEVLWNFEKFLIGRDGSVIARFAPDSEPLDEAIVRAVEAALSTQ; from the coding sequence ATGGCCATTGATCTCTACAACATACCGCTCACGCGGATTGACGGTACCCAGGCGTCTCTTTCGGAGTACGCGGGCAAGGTGTTGCTCCTCGTCAACACCGCTTCCAAATGCGGCCTGACTCCCCAATATGAAGGCCTGGAGGCGCTCTACACGAAATACAAGGGTGATGGGTTCGTCGTGCTAGGGTTCCCCGCCAATAATTTTGCTGGCCAGGAGCCCGGTGATGACGCCGAGATCAAAAGTTTCTGCTCAACCAGCTATGCAGTTGATTTTCCAATGTTCTCCAAGATTTCGGTCGCGGGCGATGACAAGCACCCGCTCTACGCCGCGCTGATCCAGGCCCAACCCAAGGCGCAAAGCAGCGAGGCTTTTCGCGAGCGCCTCAAAGGGTACGGCATGACGCCCAATCCCGAGCCGGAAGTGCTGTGGAATTTCGAGAAATTTTTGATCGGCCGCGACGGCTCGGTCATTGCGCGATTCGCACCCGATTCAGAACCGCTGGATGAAGCTATTGTACGTGCCGTGGAGGCAGCACTCTCAACACAGTAA
- a CDS encoding organic hydroperoxide resistance protein, which translates to MDALYSTTVNAVGGRSGTVRSTDGLLDLKLALPKKLGGKEDATNPEQLFAAGYAACFGNAVIHITRNKDHKIGDADVDIAATVGMVPNGSGGFALTVALDVTIAGVDLQTAKEIVDEAHKVCPYSNATRGNIDVVLSVKTR; encoded by the coding sequence ATGGACGCGCTTTATTCCACTACGGTGAATGCAGTCGGCGGCCGCTCCGGCACTGTTCGCAGTACGGACGGGCTTCTCGACCTCAAGCTCGCCTTGCCGAAAAAGCTTGGCGGCAAAGAGGACGCAACCAATCCGGAGCAGCTGTTCGCTGCCGGCTATGCCGCCTGTTTCGGCAACGCCGTAATTCACATCACACGTAACAAGGATCATAAAATCGGCGACGCAGATGTCGATATCGCCGCTACCGTCGGTATGGTGCCCAACGGCAGCGGCGGCTTCGCACTTACCGTCGCGCTGGACGTCACCATCGCGGGCGTCGATCTGCAAACCGCAAAGGAGATCGTCGACGAGGCCCACAAGGTCTGCCCTTATTCGAACGCGACACGCGGGAATATCGACGTCGTGCTTTCGGTGAAGACGCGATGA
- a CDS encoding nitroreductase family protein, with translation MSLIAINHETCRRDGSCRAVCPVDLFDLDGEGFPEFRESADALCLVCGHCVAVCSRDAVHHAKISMAESPLIDSSLEVQSDALLQLLKSRRSIREFHKETIPIETIRTLIDATRWAPTAVNRQPVQWIVVHNPAEVHRLAELVYDWLRQAGDSSRYAHFIDHWEQGRDMILRGAPHVAVTVGPRDWNWSAVDCAIALTNFEIAATAHGIGTCWAGILTWAAKEQPALREALGVPDGHEVYESMMFGLPKHHYRRIPQRNDAQVMWR, from the coding sequence ATGAGTTTGATAGCAATAAACCATGAAACCTGCCGGAGAGACGGCAGTTGTAGAGCTGTTTGTCCGGTTGACCTGTTTGATCTGGATGGAGAAGGGTTTCCGGAATTTCGCGAGAGCGCGGATGCACTTTGTCTTGTCTGCGGGCACTGTGTTGCTGTGTGCTCCCGAGACGCGGTCCATCACGCAAAAATATCCATGGCCGAATCACCTCTTATCGACTCTTCTTTGGAAGTTCAATCCGATGCGCTGTTGCAACTTCTCAAGAGTCGCCGCTCAATACGCGAGTTCCATAAGGAAACAATTCCCATCGAGACCATCCGTACACTGATCGATGCCACCCGTTGGGCCCCCACTGCAGTAAACCGTCAGCCGGTTCAATGGATAGTCGTACATAACCCCGCCGAGGTACATCGTCTGGCTGAACTGGTCTACGACTGGCTCCGGCAGGCTGGTGATTCCTCTCGTTATGCCCATTTCATCGATCATTGGGAACAGGGTCGGGATATGATCCTACGCGGTGCGCCGCACGTTGCGGTCACTGTCGGCCCACGCGACTGGAACTGGAGTGCGGTGGACTGCGCCATCGCTCTTACAAATTTCGAGATTGCCGCCACGGCGCACGGCATCGGCACGTGCTGGGCGGGAATCCTGACTTGGGCCGCTAAGGAGCAGCCGGCGCTCCGGGAGGCGCTTGGTGTACCGGACGGCCATGAGGTTTATGAGTCTATGATGTTTGGATTGCCCAAACACCACTACCGCAGAATTCCGCAGCGTAATGACGCCCAGGTGATGTGGCGCTAG
- a CDS encoding aldo/keto reductase — protein MKKRILGKSGLEVSAIGLGCMGMTWAYGAPGERGEMIKLMRDAVERGVTFFDTAEVYGPFSNEELVGEALAPLREQVVIATKFGFRIDPNGSPWPLGTDSRPEHIKEVADASLKRLRTDHIDLFYQHRVDPAVPIEEVAGAVADLVKAGKVRHFGLSEAGVATIRKAHAVHPVTALQSEYSLWTREPEQEILGLVEELGIGFVAYSPLGRGFLTGAFSADTKFAEDDFRGTNPRFQAEALQKNVALVDALKNIARGRNVTPGQLALAWLLEKKPWIVPIPGTRRRERLEENIAAAGVSLSAADVKAIEEAVAAHPVEGGRYDERGLAAVNL, from the coding sequence ATGAAGAAACGTATACTTGGAAAATCCGGCCTGGAGGTCTCCGCCATCGGGCTCGGTTGCATGGGCATGACGTGGGCCTATGGCGCACCCGGCGAGCGGGGCGAGATGATCAAGCTCATGCGTGACGCCGTCGAGCGGGGCGTCACCTTCTTCGACACAGCCGAAGTCTACGGGCCTTTCTCGAATGAGGAGTTGGTGGGCGAGGCGCTGGCTCCGTTGCGCGAACAAGTCGTCATCGCCACCAAGTTCGGCTTCAGGATCGACCCGAATGGCAGTCCATGGCCTCTCGGGACAGACAGCCGCCCGGAGCATATCAAGGAGGTGGCTGACGCTTCCCTGAAACGGCTGCGGACCGATCATATCGACCTGTTCTATCAGCACCGCGTTGATCCGGCCGTGCCGATCGAGGAGGTCGCCGGCGCTGTGGCCGATCTCGTGAAGGCCGGCAAGGTCAGGCATTTCGGCCTGTCGGAAGCAGGGGTGGCGACTATCCGGAAGGCGCACGCGGTCCATCCTGTGACCGCACTCCAGAGCGAATATTCCCTTTGGACGCGGGAGCCGGAGCAGGAGATACTGGGCCTGGTGGAGGAACTTGGCATCGGCTTTGTCGCCTACAGCCCGCTCGGACGCGGTTTTCTGACAGGAGCCTTCAGCGCCGACACGAAATTCGCCGAGGATGATTTCCGCGGCACCAATCCGCGCTTTCAGGCCGAGGCCCTGCAGAAGAACGTCGCGCTCGTCGACGCCCTAAAGAATATCGCGCGGGGAAGGAACGTTACGCCCGGCCAGCTTGCCCTTGCCTGGCTTCTTGAGAAAAAGCCGTGGATCGTGCCGATCCCCGGAACGCGCAGGCGTGAGCGGCTTGAGGAGAACATCGCGGCCGCCGGGGTGTCGCTCAGCGCCGCGGACGTCAAGGCCATCGAGGAGGCTGTCGCCGCCCATCCGGTCGAAGGCGGGCGCTACGATGAACGCGGCCTTGCGGCAGTGAATCTGTGA
- a CDS encoding CCA tRNA nucleotidyltransferase — MATPHLATLRRIAATLGRQSYLVGGSLRDILLGRAVNDVDVAVDGGADKLSRCFASECGGTFFPLDKVRGHSRVIFKEVPGTVTFDFAPLKGPGILEDLALRDFTINALAVPLQGDVELIDPLNGSADICAKQVRRCSEAAFRDDPLRLVRAFRFAATLGFRIESGTLAAIPAHAPLIANCAGERIRDELFRILDMPDAASSFRIMGESGLLSAVFGLLPARVSSAVEAVGRIQGIVQSNLPLGAEAAVKVESRLWQEVQEGITVLSIMKLAAFLAAAQIAPHGAVERLKLGKVGGQLVEKLYCAEALPISDHYDAVSAYGLFNGCDPAGLELPLMLQAFGRISELRCGELVDYYQHRHIPRGGTLLLSGAEIMALLSVPPGGIVGEAQELLRKAQSTGEVRTDAEARAFLGKKLLTTDGPMG, encoded by the coding sequence ATGGCAACTCCGCATCTGGCGACACTTCGACGAATCGCTGCGACCCTTGGCCGGCAGAGCTACCTGGTGGGCGGCAGCCTGCGGGATATCCTGCTGGGACGCGCCGTAAATGATGTGGATGTTGCCGTTGACGGCGGGGCTGATAAGCTTTCCCGTTGCTTCGCCAGTGAGTGTGGCGGTACTTTTTTCCCCCTCGACAAGGTGCGAGGGCATTCCCGCGTCATCTTCAAGGAAGTGCCCGGAACCGTAACCTTCGACTTCGCTCCCCTCAAGGGGCCCGGCATACTCGAAGATCTTGCGCTGCGCGACTTCACCATCAACGCCCTTGCCGTCCCGCTCCAAGGGGACGTTGAATTGATAGACCCACTCAACGGCAGTGCCGACATCTGCGCAAAGCAGGTGAGGCGCTGTTCCGAAGCGGCTTTTCGAGACGACCCGCTGAGGCTCGTGCGCGCATTCCGCTTTGCCGCCACCCTCGGTTTCCGTATTGAGTCCGGAACCCTTGCTGCGATACCAGCACATGCGCCGTTGATCGCAAATTGCGCTGGAGAGCGGATTCGGGACGAACTTTTCCGGATACTCGATATGCCGGACGCCGCCTCCTCATTTCGCATAATGGGCGAATCCGGGCTTCTCTCAGCTGTTTTCGGACTCTTGCCGGCACGGGTTTCTTCTGCGGTCGAGGCAGTGGGCAGGATTCAGGGTATTGTTCAATCTAATTTGCCGCTTGGTGCCGAAGCGGCTGTAAAAGTTGAGTCGCGGCTTTGGCAGGAAGTCCAGGAGGGGATAACGGTCCTCTCAATAATGAAGCTGGCAGCCTTTTTAGCCGCGGCCCAGATTGCTCCCCATGGAGCGGTCGAGCGGCTGAAGCTGGGGAAAGTCGGCGGGCAGCTTGTGGAGAAATTGTATTGTGCCGAGGCGTTGCCAATATCAGACCACTATGATGCCGTCTCGGCATACGGTCTCTTCAATGGTTGTGATCCTGCCGGGCTGGAACTCCCTTTGATGCTTCAGGCCTTTGGGCGCATCTCCGAATTACGCTGTGGCGAGTTGGTCGATTACTATCAGCACCGCCACATCCCCCGTGGAGGCACCCTGTTACTGTCCGGGGCCGAAATCATGGCCCTGCTTTCCGTCCCTCCTGGCGGTATAGTGGGGGAAGCGCAGGAGCTTCTCCGGAAGGCCCAGAGCACCGGTGAAGTTAGAACAGACGCCGAAGCGCGCGCCTTCCTCGGGAAAAAACTGTTGACAACCGACGGCCCCATGGGCTAA
- a CDS encoding NAD(P)-dependent alcohol dehydrogenase — protein sequence MYKAKAYSVAGATSPFVADTIPRREIADRDVQIEILYCGICHSDLHTARDEWNSVMPTIYPCVPGHEIVGRVTKAGLAVTKVKPGDLAGVGCLVDSDHDCPICKADMEQFCTGATFTYNSPDRHGTAPVTYGGYSESIVVDERFVLSVPPNLNLAGVAPLLCAGITTYSPIRRWGDIKGKRVGVVGLGGLGHMGVKFAKAFGAHVTVFTTSPGKKEDAFRLGADEVIVSTSLAEMRQHAGSFHFILDTIAADHDINAYIAMLGLEGHITLVGVPEKPHPLAASGLIFGHRSISGSLIGGIRETQEMLDFCGQHNITADVEVIPVQKINEAYERLLKSDVKYRFSIDMASLRSE from the coding sequence ATGTACAAAGCAAAAGCATATTCAGTTGCCGGCGCCACATCGCCCTTCGTCGCGGATACCATACCGCGCCGAGAGATAGCGGACCGCGATGTGCAGATCGAAATTCTTTACTGCGGCATCTGCCATTCCGATCTCCACACAGCCCGCGACGAGTGGAACAGCGTAATGCCTACTATTTATCCTTGCGTACCTGGGCACGAAATCGTCGGCCGGGTCACGAAGGCCGGTTTAGCCGTCACCAAAGTGAAGCCGGGCGACCTTGCGGGGGTCGGCTGTCTGGTGGATTCCGACCACGATTGCCCCATATGCAAAGCGGATATGGAGCAGTTCTGTACCGGGGCCACGTTCACCTATAACTCACCGGATAGGCATGGCACCGCGCCGGTCACCTATGGTGGCTATTCCGAAAGCATCGTCGTTGATGAGCGCTTCGTGCTGTCTGTGCCGCCGAATCTCAATCTCGCCGGGGTAGCTCCGCTCCTCTGTGCCGGAATAACTACCTACTCCCCCATCCGGCGCTGGGGAGATATCAAAGGCAAGAGAGTCGGCGTGGTCGGCCTTGGCGGCCTGGGGCACATGGGGGTCAAGTTTGCAAAGGCTTTCGGCGCCCATGTGACGGTGTTCACCACCTCGCCGGGCAAGAAAGAAGATGCCTTCCGCCTGGGGGCTGACGAGGTCATCGTCTCCACCAGCTTGGCAGAGATGCGGCAGCACGCCGGATCTTTCCATTTCATCCTCGACACCATAGCCGCAGATCACGACATCAACGCGTACATCGCCATGCTAGGCCTGGAGGGACATATAACCCTGGTCGGCGTGCCCGAGAAGCCGCACCCGCTGGCGGCCTCCGGCCTTATTTTCGGGCACAGGAGCATTTCCGGCTCGCTTATCGGCGGCATCAGGGAGACCCAAGAGATGCTCGACTTCTGTGGTCAACACAACATCACCGCCGATGTGGAGGTGATTCCGGTCCAGAAGATCAACGAAGCCTACGAGCGGCTGCTCAAATCGGATGTGAAATACCGCTTCTCCATCGATATGGCTTCGCTCAGGTCCGAGTGA
- a CDS encoding enoyl-CoA hydratase/isomerase family protein → MEYQTIMATTGDSGLGTIILNRPERRNAISILMRQEISACLTTWNEDDNVRCVIITGAGNTFSSGFDLEEFKQVECHAELLASSSRYHLDLWNFSKPTIAVINGPTMGGGFDLACFCDIRIAAISAFFGHPEIKFGAPPLYTPLRRIVGDGYARDLCLTGRRIDSTEAMRIGLVSAVYEVEQLPEESSKFVAAILEAPADGLRYLKRTFVADNCSFEESFVLEHDRAFREVILKLFGG, encoded by the coding sequence GTGGAATATCAAACCATAATGGCGACGACTGGTGACAGCGGATTAGGAACTATTATTCTGAATCGCCCCGAGCGACGCAACGCAATCTCCATCCTGATGCGGCAGGAGATCTCTGCCTGTCTGACAACCTGGAACGAAGATGATAACGTGCGCTGCGTGATTATCACTGGGGCCGGAAATACCTTTTCGTCAGGGTTCGACCTGGAAGAATTCAAACAGGTGGAGTGCCATGCCGAGCTGCTGGCATCTTCTTCCCGATATCACCTCGACCTGTGGAACTTCTCCAAGCCGACCATCGCTGTTATAAACGGACCAACAATGGGGGGAGGCTTTGATTTGGCTTGTTTTTGCGACATACGGATTGCCGCCATATCAGCCTTTTTTGGCCATCCCGAGATCAAATTTGGCGCTCCGCCGCTCTACACTCCCTTGCGTCGTATCGTGGGAGATGGGTATGCACGAGATCTATGTCTGACTGGACGAAGGATTGACTCCACAGAGGCGATGAGGATTGGGTTGGTCAGTGCGGTGTATGAGGTGGAGCAATTGCCTGAAGAATCAAGCAAATTTGTAGCAGCCATCCTAGAGGCGCCTGCCGATGGGTTGCGTTATTTGAAGCGCACCTTCGTAGCCGATAACTGCAGCTTTGAGGAGTCTTTTGTTCTTGAACACGACCGGGCCTTTCGAGAGGTCATCCTAAAATTATTCGGAGGTTGA
- a CDS encoding TetR/AcrR family transcriptional regulator: MKDPERTRNALLEAAFKEVHHKGFKAASLCDILACTDLTKGALYHHFPNKNALGLALLDAIEKSIIECLIEPLQMCTDPLTCLMEISRELVGSLTSEDIEMGCPLNNLAQEMSSIDESFRTKVSSIYEMWRDGIAQAIAVGQRKGYVSSGVNPNDVAIFYISVMSGCRGLAKNARSADILQSCLQGIDTYLQALRA; encoded by the coding sequence ATGAAAGATCCTGAACGTACTCGTAATGCTCTTCTTGAAGCTGCCTTTAAGGAAGTGCATCATAAGGGCTTCAAAGCCGCCAGTCTCTGCGACATACTGGCATGCACTGATCTCACAAAGGGGGCTCTTTATCATCACTTCCCCAATAAAAATGCCTTGGGACTTGCACTACTAGATGCCATTGAAAAAAGTATTATCGAATGTTTGATTGAACCTCTTCAAATGTGTACAGATCCTCTAACGTGTCTCATGGAAATTTCCAGGGAACTTGTTGGATCATTAACATCGGAAGATATTGAGATGGGTTGTCCTCTCAATAATCTTGCCCAAGAGATGTCAAGTATTGATGAGTCATTCCGGACGAAGGTTTCGTCGATTTACGAGATGTGGCGCGATGGCATAGCCCAAGCTATTGCAGTGGGACAACGGAAAGGATATGTCAGCAGCGGCGTCAACCCAAATGATGTGGCAATATTTTATATTTCCGTAATGTCCGGATGTCGTGGTCTCGCAAAAAATGCCCGGTCAGCAGATATCCTTCAGTCATGTCTTCAGGGTATAGATACTTATCTTCAGGCGCTTCGCGCCTAA
- a CDS encoding aldo/keto reductase: MSLDNYVTLGRSGLRVSPFCLGAMTFGEDYGWGSSVEESNQIIDRFVDMGGNFIDTANFYTKGHSEKIIGDHVGRYPARRDRLVIATKFSSNLYPGDPNGGGSNRKSVLAACEQSLRRLQTDYIDLYWLHNWDVHTPIEELMAALDALVRSGKVRYIGVSDTPAWKITEANVTAHFRSWSAFIGLQIEYSLLERSVEQELVPMALELGLGITPWSPLKSGALSGKYTRKTAGQVKPDRGSFVEPFLNERTYALVDELEVIAKAHDSTVARVALAWVQAQPGVTSTIIGARRLGQLEDNVKALELQITPAELGKLEELTKPAFGFPQSVQPLFAAFQNGGTTVNGTFAALPAGFDFGKGDKPY, translated from the coding sequence ATGTCACTCGACAACTACGTAACGCTTGGACGCTCGGGCCTGCGCGTCAGCCCCTTCTGCCTGGGAGCAATGACTTTTGGTGAAGACTACGGCTGGGGATCGAGCGTCGAGGAGTCCAACCAGATCATCGACCGTTTCGTCGATATGGGCGGCAACTTCATCGACACCGCCAACTTCTACACCAAGGGTCACTCCGAGAAGATCATCGGCGACCATGTCGGCAGGTATCCCGCCCGTCGAGACCGCCTGGTCATCGCTACCAAGTTCAGCAGCAACCTCTATCCCGGGGATCCGAACGGTGGCGGCTCGAACCGCAAGTCGGTGCTCGCTGCATGCGAGCAGTCGCTGCGCCGCTTGCAGACCGACTACATTGACCTCTATTGGCTGCACAACTGGGATGTTCATACGCCGATCGAGGAACTCATGGCAGCGCTCGACGCACTCGTGCGCTCCGGCAAGGTCCGCTATATCGGCGTCTCCGATACCCCAGCGTGGAAAATCACCGAGGCCAATGTGACCGCGCACTTCCGCAGCTGGTCGGCGTTCATCGGCTTGCAGATTGAGTACTCGCTCCTTGAGCGCAGTGTCGAGCAGGAACTCGTGCCGATGGCGCTTGAACTTGGCCTTGGCATCACGCCGTGGTCCCCGCTCAAAAGTGGAGCGCTCAGCGGCAAGTACACACGCAAGACGGCGGGGCAGGTGAAACCGGACCGTGGGTCCTTCGTCGAGCCGTTTTTGAATGAGCGCACCTATGCGCTGGTGGACGAACTCGAAGTAATCGCGAAAGCACACGACAGTACGGTGGCGCGTGTCGCTCTCGCCTGGGTGCAGGCGCAGCCCGGCGTCACCTCGACGATCATAGGCGCACGTCGCCTCGGGCAGTTGGAGGACAATGTGAAAGCGCTTGAGTTACAAATTACACCTGCCGAACTGGGCAAGCTTGAAGAGCTCACCAAACCGGCCTTCGGCTTCCCGCAGAGCGTGCAACCGCTGTTCGCGGCGTTTCAAAACGGCGGCACGACGGTGAACGGCACGTTCGCAGCGTTGCCGGCGGGCTTCGATTTTGGAAAGGGAGACAAGCCCTATTGA